One Cucumis sativus cultivar 9930 chromosome 1, Cucumber_9930_V3, whole genome shotgun sequence DNA segment encodes these proteins:
- the LOC105434456 gene encoding NDR1/HIN1-like protein 3 produces MTSKRGGSNSDIYIWFLQVLTILVLAFLAIWATLTPRTPTFTITNMDLKPYIRNDTALATTNSSFLAFNVTISNPNKMIGVFLDEINVTIGCNNESLIGSRSWSKSMAGFYLGHSVSDLKEVDLSVDDNELSLCRKVDYYLRVGVDTGVRYKIMWFITRHHGLVFEDYIEIGYGHGQMLGTTQMKLKLSFTNL; encoded by the coding sequence aTGACTTCCAAGAGAGGCGGCTCCAATTCTGATATCTACATATGGTTTCTTCAGGTTCTAACAATTCTAGTATTGGCTTTCTTGGCCATATGGGCCACTCTAACCCCTAGAACTCCTACTTTCACCATCACCAATATGGATTTGAAGCCATATATTCGAAACGACACCGCTCTCGCAACCACAAACTCTTCTTTCTTAGCCTTTAATGTGACCATCTCAAATCCCAACAAAATGATTGGTGTTTTCTTGGATGAGATTAATGTAACAATAGGCTGCAACAACGAGAGCCTAATTGGGTCGAGGTCGTGGTCGAAGTCAATGGCAGGATTTTATTTGGGGCACAGCGTAAGTGATTTGAAGGAGGTTGACTTGAGTGTTGATGATAATGAATTGTCATTGTGTAGGAAAGTGGATTATTATTTGAGGGTTGGGGTGGATACGGGTGTTAGATATAAGATTATGTGGTTCATAACCAGGCATCATGGgttagtttttgaagattatattgaaattgGCTACGGTCATGGGCAAATGCTAGGAACaacacaaatgaagttaaagCTAAGTTTTACCAATTTGTAG